A section of the Mycolicibacterium anyangense genome encodes:
- a CDS encoding cytochrome P450 gives MIGAALGRALWAGVDPDGMFRRHAGDTAPFTVRFPGLGTVRFFTTEDGVRDILTAPTTLCRAPLPNPIEPVVGERSLILLSGEPHRQTRALLTPPFRGELMRRYVDLIAQSTHQAVAGVRPGDRFPAARVAQAITLDVVIRVVFGVTDSARRDRFAAVTSRLLDSGSAPLMLVPWLRRDIGGRGPWARLVSARDELDRLLADEIAERRAGGENNGDILDLILAASDEQGNEQGDGRSDDALHSQLRTMLAAGHETTSTTLAWALHHIHRDDDVRRRLVDELAGAATPADLAALPYLNAVIQETLRMHPAVPIVLRRLAGPLTVAGHPCGTGDIVGIALPAVHFSPQLWQDPGAFDPRRFLDGKPSPFRYAPFGGGFRRCIGAAFAQTELAVAIGTLLATVDLRQPAGEGGRRAPRSVPRGIATRPSREILLDVIARR, from the coding sequence ATGATCGGTGCCGCGCTCGGGCGGGCGCTGTGGGCTGGTGTCGACCCGGACGGGATGTTCCGCCGCCACGCCGGCGACACCGCACCGTTCACCGTGCGGTTCCCCGGGCTGGGCACGGTGCGCTTCTTCACCACCGAGGACGGCGTCCGCGACATCCTCACCGCACCGACGACGCTGTGCCGCGCACCGCTGCCCAACCCGATCGAGCCGGTGGTGGGGGAGCGCTCGCTGATCCTGCTCTCCGGTGAGCCACACCGGCAGACCCGCGCCCTGCTCACCCCGCCCTTTCGGGGCGAGTTGATGCGCCGCTACGTCGACCTCATCGCGCAATCCACCCACCAGGCCGTCGCCGGTGTGCGGCCCGGCGATCGGTTCCCGGCCGCCCGGGTGGCACAAGCCATCACGCTCGATGTGGTGATCCGGGTGGTCTTCGGCGTCACCGACTCGGCCCGCCGGGACCGCTTCGCGGCCGTGACCAGCAGGCTGCTCGATTCCGGCAGCGCACCGCTGATGCTGGTGCCGTGGCTGCGCCGCGACATCGGCGGGCGCGGCCCGTGGGCGCGACTGGTCAGCGCGCGCGACGAACTCGACCGGCTGCTGGCCGACGAGATCGCCGAACGGCGCGCCGGCGGCGAAAACAACGGCGACATACTGGATCTCATCCTCGCCGCCAGCGACGAGCAGGGCAACGAGCAGGGGGACGGGCGCAGCGACGACGCGCTGCACTCGCAGCTGCGGACCATGCTCGCCGCCGGCCACGAGACCACGTCCACCACGCTGGCGTGGGCACTGCACCACATCCACCGCGACGACGACGTGCGCCGCCGCCTGGTCGATGAACTCGCCGGCGCGGCCACGCCCGCAGACCTGGCCGCACTGCCATACCTCAATGCGGTCATCCAGGAGACGCTGCGGATGCACCCCGCCGTACCGATCGTGCTGCGCCGGCTCGCCGGACCGCTCACCGTGGCCGGCCACCCGTGCGGCACCGGTGACATCGTCGGAATCGCTCTTCCCGCTGTGCATTTCAGCCCCCAGCTGTGGCAGGATCCGGGGGCGTTCGACCCGCGGCGTTTCCTGGACGGCAAGCCGTCACCGTTCCGGTACGCGCCGTTCGGCGGTGGCTTCCGCCGCTGCATCGGTGCGGCGTTCGCCCAGACCGAGCTGGCCGTGGCGATCGGAACCCTGCTGGCGACAGTGGACCTGCGGCAGCCGGCGGGTGAGGGTGGTCGCCGTGCGCCCCGCAGCGTGCCGCGCGGGATCGCCACCCGCCCCAGCCGCGAGATCCTGCTGGACGTGATCGCCCGGCGTTAG
- a CDS encoding pyridoxal phosphate-dependent aminotransferase, with protein sequence MKFARSSRLSNLSYDMAGPIAEHAARLEAEGQHVLRLDTGDPHPFGFSPPAALLREISRTLADSAGYVGPRGLASARAAVANYYRSNGVAGVDVEDVFLGNGASELIVMAMTALLEYRDEVLIPAPDFPVWTAAVRLNGGRAVHYRCDESSDWYPDVADIAAKVTSRTRAIVLINPNNPTGAVYPPDVLTGILEIARANNLVVCSDEIYDRIVFDGLTHTMTASLAPDLLCLTFNGLSKAYSSAGFRAGWLAVSGPTDHATSYLDGLSMLAGLRRCANVPAQQAVRVALDGDGGDLRLPIERLQHQRDRAFSTLNGIPGVSCVKPRGALYAFAKIDLQRYPIRDDEQFVLDLLLQEKIHVVPGSALSWPHPDHVRIATLPAADDLAAAIERIGRFLATHR encoded by the coding sequence ATGAAGTTCGCACGGTCGAGCAGGTTGTCCAACCTGTCTTACGACATGGCCGGACCGATCGCCGAACACGCGGCCCGGCTGGAAGCCGAGGGCCAGCACGTCCTGCGGCTGGACACCGGAGACCCGCATCCCTTCGGCTTCTCGCCGCCGGCGGCGTTGCTGCGGGAGATCTCGCGCACCCTGGCCGACTCGGCCGGTTACGTCGGCCCGAGAGGGCTGGCCTCCGCGCGTGCCGCGGTGGCCAATTACTACCGCTCGAACGGCGTTGCGGGCGTCGACGTCGAGGACGTGTTCCTGGGCAACGGCGCCTCGGAACTGATCGTGATGGCGATGACCGCCCTGCTGGAGTACCGCGACGAGGTGTTGATCCCGGCGCCGGACTTCCCGGTGTGGACCGCCGCGGTCCGCCTCAACGGGGGCCGCGCAGTGCACTACCGCTGTGACGAGTCCTCGGACTGGTATCCCGATGTCGCCGATATCGCCGCGAAGGTGACCTCCCGCACCCGCGCGATCGTGCTGATCAACCCGAACAACCCGACCGGGGCGGTGTATCCACCCGACGTGCTGACCGGCATCCTCGAGATCGCGCGGGCCAACAACCTGGTGGTGTGCTCCGACGAGATCTACGACCGGATCGTGTTCGACGGCCTGACGCACACCATGACGGCGTCACTGGCTCCCGACCTGCTGTGCCTGACGTTCAACGGATTGTCGAAGGCATACAGCAGCGCGGGTTTTCGTGCCGGCTGGCTGGCAGTGTCGGGGCCCACCGATCATGCCACCAGCTACCTCGACGGGTTGAGCATGCTGGCCGGCTTGCGCCGGTGCGCGAATGTTCCTGCCCAGCAGGCGGTCCGGGTTGCCCTCGACGGCGACGGCGGTGATCTGCGGTTGCCGATTGAGCGGCTGCAGCACCAACGCGACCGGGCCTTCAGCACGCTCAACGGCATTCCCGGAGTGTCGTGCGTCAAGCCCCGCGGCGCGCTGTACGCGTTTGCGAAGATCGACCTGCAGCGGTATCCGATCCGCGACGACGAACAGTTCGTCTTGGACCTGTTGCTGCAGGAGAAGATTCATGTGGTGCCGGGCTCCGCACTGAGCTGGCCGCACCCCGACCATGTGCGGATCGCGACGCTGCCGGCCGCCGACGATCTGGCGGCGGCGATCGAACGCATCGGCCGGTTCCTGGCGACCCACCGCTAA
- a CDS encoding nitroreductase, translating to MRRLAIALPDRATLATVLDVAARAPSLRNLQPWHWRVGADAVHLFADWSRQAGDAPSDRRDVLLGCGAVLDHCAVALAAAGWQPRVQRFPDRGDHSHLAVVDVAEQPARDGQLELAAAIPRRRADRRRYRAERVPAGTLETLYVRAARLGVELAVVPRSRWTRRADGTVVLHYTSDAVDDPSDDAVLLVVGTTSDGDDMRLRAGEAISHLTLTATAMGVASCPLTEPLNDIGNRLALACEVFDGAAHPQALIRVGIAPEGADPQPPTERRSVNETTTWRATV from the coding sequence GTGAGACGGTTGGCCATAGCTCTGCCCGACAGGGCGACATTGGCGACGGTGCTCGATGTTGCCGCCCGTGCTCCCTCGCTGCGCAATCTCCAACCGTGGCACTGGCGGGTGGGCGCCGACGCGGTGCACCTGTTCGCCGACTGGAGCCGGCAGGCTGGTGACGCCCCGTCGGACCGGCGCGATGTGCTGCTCGGGTGCGGAGCCGTGCTGGATCACTGCGCCGTCGCCCTGGCCGCTGCCGGCTGGCAGCCGCGGGTACAGCGGTTCCCGGACCGCGGTGACCACAGCCACCTGGCGGTCGTCGACGTCGCCGAGCAACCGGCGCGCGACGGTCAGCTCGAACTGGCCGCTGCCATACCCCGACGCCGAGCCGACCGCCGGCGGTACCGGGCCGAGCGGGTGCCGGCCGGCACACTGGAGACGCTCTACGTCCGGGCCGCCCGGCTGGGTGTGGAACTCGCGGTCGTACCGCGGTCACGCTGGACCCGGCGTGCCGACGGCACCGTGGTGCTGCACTACACCTCCGATGCGGTCGACGATCCGTCCGACGATGCGGTGCTGCTGGTGGTGGGTACCACCAGCGACGGCGACGATATGCGACTGCGCGCCGGTGAGGCGATCAGCCATCTGACCCTGACGGCGACCGCCATGGGTGTGGCGAGTTGCCCGCTGACCGAGCCACTCAATGACATCGGCAACCGATTGGCTTTGGCCTGCGAGGTTTTCGACGGTGCTGCGCATCCGCAGGCACTGATCCGGGTCGGGATCGCCCCCGAGGGTGCTGACCCGCAGCCGCCCACCGAGCGCCGGTCGGTGAACGAAACCACCACCTGGCGCGCCACGGTCTGA
- a CDS encoding lysine N(6)-hydroxylase/L-ornithine N(5)-oxygenase family protein, producing the protein MPTFTTDADNDVLDFVGVGFGPSNLALAIAVEEFSAQCPAGVAINAEFIEAKPEFGWHTGMLIPGATMQISFLKDLVTQRNPQSEFSFLSYLTERGRLSEFINYKTFFPTRLEFHDYLSWAAEKVTATVRYGSRVVSVRPVGDFFEVDIIGAHAGRLRAHNVVIAGGLSPQLPSGVRRSARQIHNHDFLNDLARLPSRMHDRFVVVGAGQSAAEVTAYLHDTFPCAEVHAVFAKYGYSPADDSPFANRVFDPGAVDDFYAAEPPVRRRLLDYHRSTNYSAVDLPLIEDLYAREYAERVDGHRRLFMRGASSVDGTEESRDGVRVSIRHHPSAVIDEIDCDAVIYATGFLPTPLRDILGDLYGSLVLEGGEPAVSRDYRLITATELTGGLYIQGNTEHTHGLTSSLLSNIAIRSGEILQSIVQQRSAVALQRL; encoded by the coding sequence ATGCCGACCTTCACCACTGACGCGGACAACGACGTACTCGACTTCGTCGGCGTGGGGTTCGGGCCGTCGAATCTCGCCCTGGCGATCGCCGTCGAAGAGTTCAGCGCGCAGTGCCCGGCCGGGGTCGCGATCAATGCCGAGTTCATCGAGGCCAAGCCGGAATTCGGCTGGCACACCGGCATGCTGATCCCCGGGGCAACGATGCAGATCTCGTTCCTCAAAGACCTTGTCACCCAACGCAACCCGCAGAGCGAGTTCAGCTTCCTGAGCTACCTGACCGAGCGCGGCCGGCTCTCGGAGTTCATCAACTACAAAACGTTCTTTCCCACCCGCCTGGAGTTCCACGACTACCTGTCGTGGGCGGCCGAGAAGGTGACGGCCACGGTGCGTTACGGCTCGCGGGTGGTCTCGGTACGGCCCGTCGGCGATTTCTTCGAGGTCGACATCATCGGGGCCCACGCCGGCCGGCTGCGCGCCCACAACGTGGTGATCGCGGGCGGGCTGAGCCCACAGCTACCGTCCGGCGTCCGCCGGTCGGCCCGTCAGATCCACAACCACGATTTCCTCAACGACCTGGCGCGGCTCCCCTCTCGGATGCACGACCGGTTCGTCGTGGTCGGCGCCGGGCAGAGCGCCGCCGAAGTCACGGCCTACCTGCACGACACGTTTCCCTGTGCCGAGGTCCACGCCGTGTTCGCCAAGTACGGCTACAGCCCCGCCGACGACAGCCCGTTCGCCAACCGGGTCTTCGACCCCGGCGCCGTAGACGACTTCTACGCCGCCGAGCCGCCGGTGCGCCGTCGGCTGCTCGACTACCACCGCAGCACCAACTACTCGGCCGTCGACCTTCCGCTCATCGAGGATCTCTACGCGCGCGAGTACGCCGAACGGGTGGACGGACACCGACGGCTGTTCATGCGCGGCGCCTCCAGCGTGGACGGTACCGAGGAGAGCCGGGATGGCGTGCGCGTGTCCATCCGGCATCACCCCAGTGCCGTCATCGACGAGATCGACTGCGACGCCGTGATCTACGCAACCGGTTTCCTACCCACACCGCTGCGCGACATCCTCGGGGACCTCTACGGCAGCCTGGTCTTGGAAGGCGGCGAACCAGCGGTCTCCCGCGATTACCGGCTGATCACCGCGACCGAACTGACCGGTGGTCTCTACATCCAGGGCAATACCGAACACACCCATGGGCTGACGTCGTCGCTACTGTCCAACATCGCCATTCGAAGCGGGGAGATCCTGCAGTCGATCGTGCAGCAGCGCAGTGCTGTTGCGCTGCAACGGCTGTGA